Part of the Erwinia amylovora genome is shown below.
CAGTGGCTACCTGCAGCTTTTTATTGAGACAGTACCAGATGATATCAAGAGACTGTATAATGAAGCTGCAAACAGGGATTACAGTACGCTGGCGCAGACCGCACATCGGCTGAAAGGTGTGTTTGCCATGTTAAATTTATCACCCGGCAAGCAGCTTTGTGAAACTTTAGAGCGTCACATTCAACATTGTGATGAAACTAACATTAAAAATACCACCAGTGAAGTTGACACTTATGTCAAAGATCTCCTGCAGCAAGGTAACCAATAATATGAATAATCTGAATGTCATTATTGCCGACGACCATCCTATTGTTCTGTTCGGCATTCGTAAGTCACTCGAGCAAATTGAGTGGGTCAATGTGGTTGGCGAGTTTGAAGACTCTACGGCGTTAATTAACAGCCTGTCCAAACTCGATGCTAACGTGCTGGTCACCGACCTTTCGATGCCTGGCGAAAAATACGGTGACGGCATCACGCTGATCAAATACATCAAACGCCATTATCCTGACCTGTCGATCATTGTTCTGACCATGAACAACAACCCGGCCATTCTTAGCGCCGTACTGGATCTTGATATCGAAGGCATCGTGCTGAAACAGGGTGCGCCAACTGACCTGCCTAAGGCACTGGCAGCCTTGCAGAAAGGCAAAAAGTATACCCCGGAAAGCGTGGCGAAACTGCTGGAGAAAATCAGCGCGGGTGGTTACGGTGATAAGCGTTTGTCACCGAAAGAGAGCGAAGTTCTGCGCCTGTTCGCCGAAGGTTTCCTGGTAACCGAAATTGCCAAGAAGCTTAACCGCAGCATTAAAACCATCAGCAGCCAGAAAAAATCAGCGATGATGAAATTAGGAGTAGATAACGATATTGCTTTGCTTAACTACCTGTCATCAGTAAGCATGACGCCGGTAGATAAATAAGGTTTTGTCCGCGCTAAATGTGCCGTGGCGGCCTTATCAAAAGTCGATCTCACCGTCTGTAAGGGGCATACGCCATAACAAGGCGGCCCTGTTTTCTTGAAAATCCGCCGTATTACGGCGGGTTCACCCTTACCGCAACCTGTTACTTAGCGCTTCCCGGCTCTTTCTTACCCGCCCGGCATAAAATGACAATGCCTGCTGCAATGTTTCCATCGTGACCGGTTTGGACAGACAATTATCCATTCCGGCTTCGATACAGCGCTGTTTCTCTTCCGCTAACGCATTGGCCGTTACGCCTATCACCGGGAAGGTTTTACCCAGTTCACGCAGGCGCTGCGTGAGACGATAGCCATCCATATTCGGCATATTGACATCGGTCAGCACAATATCTATCTCGTTGCGGCCAATCACGTTGAGCGCATCAACACCGTCCTGAGCGGTTTTCACCCGGTAGCCCAGCGATCCGAGCTGATCGGACAATAACATGCGGTTGATCGGATGGTCGTCTACTACCAGGATGAGAATATCGTCGTTTCCAACGTTTTCACCGGCTTTCGTCAGCACCGTCTGTGTGCCTTCAGGCACTGCCACCTCGACCCGATAGATGCGCCCCAGCAGTAGCGGCAGTTCATTAGGAGTGGTCGTTGAGCAAATCCATCGCCCGGGTGCCAGCTCTCTTGGCGCGTCGTTATGACACCCGTCAAAGCGGATCACCGCACGCACGCTCTGTAGCGGCTGGAACTCATGATCGCTAATAATGATGTCGTCAGCCGCCGCCTGACCTTCATAGTTCTCAACCTGCATCCCATGCTCATGCAGTAAACGGCTAAGGAAAGTGGCCAGGCTGGCATTACGCAACTGTAGCCAGCACTGCTTACCCTGCAGGCCATCACGCGGTTCCAGCGTCACCACCCGGCTGTTATAAAGCGGAATGCGAATGATAAACTGACTCCCCATGCCCGGCTCCGACTCTACCTCAATATCACCATCCATCATGTTCATTAGTTTCTCGCAGATCGCCAGCCCCAGCCCGGTGCCCTGGAAATGACGCTGAACGCCGCTACCGACCTGGAAAAAAGGATCAAACAGGCGCGTAATTTCCTTCGCCGGTATCCCAACCCCGCTGTCGCGCACGCGAAAAGCCAGATAGTCGCCTTTGACATAAGCCTGGAGGATAATACCGCCAGTATGGGTGAATTTAATCGCGTTATTAAGCAGGTTAGAGATGACCTGCTGCAAACGCATCGGGTCACCTTCCAGAAGCACCGGCACATCGCTGTCAATAAAGCACCACAGCGTAAGGCGTTTTTTCACTGCCATCGCCAGATAATTTGCGGTGATATGAGCAATCACTTCTCGCGGTGAGAATTCTCGTGGTTCAATCTTCAGTTGCTCCGACTCAATCTTAGAGAAATCAAGAATATCGCTGATAATTTTCAGTAGCAGGCTGGAAGAGTTGTTCATCGCCGTCACCAGCGAATCGGCACCGGCTGGCAGCGCTTTGGTTTTTAACAGGTCGAGATTACCAATGATCCCGTACAGCGGGGTGCGAAGTTCATGGCTAACGGTCGCCAGGAACATGGATTTAGACTGGCTTGCCTGCTCTGCCTCTTGAGCAATCTCGTGCAGAGACTGTTCCATTTTCACACGTGCGCTGACATCAACCAGTACGCAAATCGCCACGTTCTCATTACGATAGCGTGAATGGACAAAACTGATTTGCAGGTTGGTATTACTGCCGGTCAGGACATCAACAAAATTGACCTGTTGCCCGCAGATCATTTCGGTCAGGCGCAGTCTGTCTTCCTGAGTCAGCAATGTCAGATAGTTATGCGCCAGTTCGTTGCTAAGAATATTGGTGCCGTCGCTGGTGCGCAGAATGCAGATCCCCACCGGCGCCGAGGCCACTATTTTGCGGTTAAATTGCTCCTGTTCTTCCAGACGATAAGCATTCTCTTCCGCGGGCAGGAACATTCTGCGTTCGAACAAGCGGGCAAAAATAAACAGGAGTATGGCGCTGATCAGATTGAGCAGGACAGAATTAACCATCAGCATTTTCAACCTGTCAATCATTGCGCTGGTCGAAACGGCATAAACCACGCTGAGCGAAGAGGACGGCAGCTTCTTTTTCATTATCAGCTGGCTGTAACCCGAAATATAGCCAAACCATACGGCATCACCGGGCAGGTCTTCTGCTGAAAAGCTCTCTGAGCCGCGCTCTGAAGAAAGGATAAGCCTGTTGTTCTGGTCGACCAGCATTGCCGTCATCGGCAGGCTGCCGGGCGTCATCAGATCTTCTATGCGGACACTCTGCTCAATCCCCAGCAGCGCAGTGACGTTATTGGTGAGGTAGACCGGGGTGATCATGTAGTAGTTACCAACGCCCGGCTGCACCGCCGGAGCAACCCACGACAGGTTATTTTTGCGCTCTTCTTTAGAGCCATTACGGTAGATGGAAATCCGCTCACGCAACACTTTCATCATTCTGCTACGGTCTGCTGGCATCGGCGCCAGATCGAAGCTGGCCAGGCACTGATCTTCTTCGCCAACGAAAAGCACCCTGTTAAGACGAGTGGTGGAAGCGAAGTTATCTCGCCAATAGTCAAGAAAATAACTGAAGGAACCCAGGGAGTTATACAAAGTATGACGCGTAGAGTTACAGTCTGATGCGGCATACAGCGGTTCGATCTGTGGCTGCAAGAGCGTGCGGGGATGGAGATCGCCGCCCCACAGATTGCCGCTGTTTCCTGAAGCATTGAGGTGGTTGTCAGCAATAAATTTTATCTCTCGCATCACATCCATCGAGTGGCGGACATACCACTGAGCCTGCTGGTAGCTGGCAGTGAAATCATGCCGAACCTGAGATTCTCTTTCTCGTAATAAATTATTATTGTAAAAGACAGTCAGTAGTGCTCCCAGCGTCCACAGCATCATTGCCAGAACGCGGAACAAGTAGCGAGAGATCTTTAACGTTGTGCGAAACGAGACAGGATATTTCAAGCGTAACCCACTGGCAGCCATAGCGGACAAAAGAAAAAATGAGTGCCGATACAGTAGCGCCGGGAGGCAGAAAAAGCCAGTTATCCCGGCCATCCTGCGCAGATATTGACGGCACTTTCATCCTGTTCCCAGGCGTATAGTGCCGCTAAGAGGGCATTTCAACGGTCATGCGACGCAGCGCATGGCCAAAACCAGCATTAGTCAGCAAACCCGGGCTTTCCATCGCCTTAATCACTGACTGCTGACCACGGCTTAGCGGCGAACAAGCTGCCCTGCATGCGCCAGAACGCCATTGCGGCAGAACCTCTCTGTCCGTAGCTCAACCCCTTGCTTTATGGTATCTGCAGGCAGATTAAAATACCCTTTAGCCACATTCAGTGATAAAAAAAAACCGGTTCAAAAGAACCGGCTCTGTTTTCGGACTGGGGTTTAACGCTTACTCGTCGTCGGCTTCAGGTGATTCGTCATCGGTGTCCACTTCAGGGGCGATATCATCGTCCCCTTCCGCAGCGCTGCCGTCGATAGCGTCGAGCTCTTCTTCGGCAACCGGTTCGGCCACACGTTGCAGCCCTACCACGTTTTCGTCTTCGGCAGTGCGGATAAGGATAACGCCCTGGGTGTTACGCCCTACCACGCTGACCTCGGACACGCGGGTACGTACCAGCGTGCCGGCATCGGTGATCATCATGATCTGATCGCCATCGACCACCTGCACCGCACCGATAACCGGCCCGTTACGCTCGGTTACCTTGATCGAGATAACCCCCTGAGTCGCACGCGACTTGGTGGGATATTCGACGTTAGCCGTTCGTTTACCGTAGCCGTTTTGCGTCACGGTCATGATAGCGCCATCATCACGCGGCACGATCAGCGACACCACGCGGTCGCCTTCAGCCAGCTTGATGCCGCGTACGCCGGAGGCGGTACGGCCCATCGTACGCACCGCGCTCTCCGCGAATCGCACCACTTTACCGGCGGCAGAAAACAGCATCGCTTCATCACTACCGTTCGTCAGCGACACGCCGATCAGTTCATCGTCATCACGCAGATTGACGGCAATAATACCGGCGCTGCGCGGTCGGCTGAAGTCAGTCAGCGCGGTTTTCTTCACCGTTCCGCTGGCGGTAGCCATAAAGATATTCCAGCCTTCGGCATATTCACGCACCGGCAGAATTGCAGTAATACGCTCGTTGGCTTCCAGCGGCAGCAGGTTGACGATAGGACGCCCTCGCGCACCACGGCTGGCTTCCGGCAGCTGGTAAACCTTCATCCAGTACAAACGGCCCCGGCTGGAGAAGCACAGGATCGTGTCATGGGTGTTGGCCACCAGCAGGCGGTCAATAAAGTCTTCTTCTTTGATCCGTGCCGCCGACTTACCTTTACCGCCGCGGCGCTGCGCTTCGTAATCAGACAATGGCTGATACTTAACGTAGCCCTGATGCGACAGGGTGACAACCACATCTTCCTGGTTGATCAAGTCTTCGATATTGATATCGGCCGTATTGGCGGTGATTTCGGTGCGGCGTTTGTCACCGAACTGATCGCGGATCAGCTCCAGCTCTTCACGGATCACTTCCATCAAACGCTCTGAACTGGCCAGAATACGCAGCAGTTCGGCAATCTGTGCCAACAGATCTTTGTACTCATCAAGCAGTTTTTCGTGCTCAAGGCCGGTCAGTTTCTGCAGGCGTAAATCAAGGATCGCCTGGGCCTGCTGCTCGGTCAGATAATACTGCCCGTTGTGAATGCCGTACTGCTCTTCCAACCACTCAGGGCGCGCGGCGTTGTCGCCCGCACGCTCCAGCATGGCAGAAACGTTACCCAGTTCCCACGGGCGGGCAATCAGGCCCGCTTTGGCTTCCGCTGGCGTTGGTGCGGCACGGATCAGCTCGATAATTGGGTCAATATTGGCCAGCGCCACGGCCAGCGCTTCAAGGATATGGGCGCGGTCACGCGCTTTGCGCAGTTCGAAAATGGTACGGCGGGTGATGACTTCCCGGCGATGACGCACGAAGGCTTCAAGGATATCCTTCAGCGGCATGATTTTTGGCTGGCCCTGATGCAGCGCCACCATGTTAATGCCGAAAGAGGTCTGCAATTGCGTCAACGAGTAGAGATTGTTCAGCACCACCTCGCCCACCGCATCGCGTTTGACTTCAATCACGATACGCATACCGTCCTTGTCGGATTCATCGCGCAAGGCGCTGATGCCTTCCAGACGCTTCTCTTTCACCAGCTCGGCGATTTTCTCAATCAGGCGCGCCTTGTTCACCTGATACGGAATTTCATGCACGATGATCGTTTCGCGGCCGGTTTTAGCATCAACTTCAACTTCACCACGGGCGCGGATATAAATTTTGCCGCGGCCGGTACGATAGGCTTCTTCAATGCCACGACGGCCGTTGATGATGGCGGCGGTCGGGAAGTCCGGGCCGGGTATATGCTCCATCAGGCCTTCGACGGTAATATTTTCGTCAGCGATGTAGGCCAGGCAGCCGTTGATCACCTCGGTGATGTTGTGCGGCGGGATATTGGTCGCCATACCCACGGCGATCCCAGAAGAACCGTTAATCAACAGGTTCGGGATGCGGGTTGGCATCACTTCAGGGATCTGTTCGGTGCCGTCATAGTTCGGCACGAAGTCAACGGTCTCTTTTTCCAAATCCGCCAGCAGTTCGTGAGCGATTTTGGACATGCGCACTTCGGTGTAACGCATCGCTGCGGCGGAGTCGCCATCGACGGAACCAAAGTTGCCCTGACCATCGACCAGCATGTAGCGCAGCGAGAATGGCTGCGCCATACGTACGATGGTGTCATAGACGGCGCTGTCGCCATGGGGGTGATATTTACCGATAACGTCGCCGACGACACGGGCGGATTTTTTATAAGCTTTGTTCCAGTCGTTACCGAGCACGTTCATAGCGTAAAGCACACGGCGGTGAACCGGCTTTAAGCCATCACGGACATCTGGCAGCGCACGGCCAACGATGACCGACATTGCATAATCCAGATAGGAGTTCTTTAACTCTTCTTCGATATTGACCGGTGTAATTTCGCGGGCGAGGTCGCTCATGGACGCGCTTTCCTTTCTATTTAATCCCGGATTCAAAGGTGCGAAAGTATATCACATTGCGTCC
Proteins encoded:
- the rcsB gene encoding response regulator transcription factor RcsB → MNNLNVIIADDHPIVLFGIRKSLEQIEWVNVVGEFEDSTALINSLSKLDANVLVTDLSMPGEKYGDGITLIKYIKRHYPDLSIIVLTMNNNPAILSAVLDLDIEGIVLKQGAPTDLPKALAALQKGKKYTPESVAKLLEKISAGGYGDKRLSPKESEVLRLFAEGFLVTEIAKKLNRSIKTISSQKKSAMMKLGVDNDIALLNYLSSVSMTPVDK
- the rcsC gene encoding two-component system sensor histidine kinase RcsC, with product MKYPVSFRTTLKISRYLFRVLAMMLWTLGALLTVFYNNNLLRERESQVRHDFTASYQQAQWYVRHSMDVMREIKFIADNHLNASGNSGNLWGGDLHPRTLLQPQIEPLYAASDCNSTRHTLYNSLGSFSYFLDYWRDNFASTTRLNRVLFVGEEDQCLASFDLAPMPADRSRMMKVLRERISIYRNGSKEERKNNLSWVAPAVQPGVGNYYMITPVYLTNNVTALLGIEQSVRIEDLMTPGSLPMTAMLVDQNNRLILSSERGSESFSAEDLPGDAVWFGYISGYSQLIMKKKLPSSSLSVVYAVSTSAMIDRLKMLMVNSVLLNLISAILLFIFARLFERRMFLPAEENAYRLEEQEQFNRKIVASAPVGICILRTSDGTNILSNELAHNYLTLLTQEDRLRLTEMICGQQVNFVDVLTGSNTNLQISFVHSRYRNENVAICVLVDVSARVKMEQSLHEIAQEAEQASQSKSMFLATVSHELRTPLYGIIGNLDLLKTKALPAGADSLVTAMNNSSSLLLKIISDILDFSKIESEQLKIEPREFSPREVIAHITANYLAMAVKKRLTLWCFIDSDVPVLLEGDPMRLQQVISNLLNNAIKFTHTGGIILQAYVKGDYLAFRVRDSGVGIPAKEITRLFDPFFQVGSGVQRHFQGTGLGLAICEKLMNMMDGDIEVESEPGMGSQFIIRIPLYNSRVVTLEPRDGLQGKQCWLQLRNASLATFLSRLLHEHGMQVENYEGQAAADDIIISDHEFQPLQSVRAVIRFDGCHNDAPRELAPGRWICSTTTPNELPLLLGRIYRVEVAVPEGTQTVLTKAGENVGNDDILILVVDDHPINRMLLSDQLGSLGYRVKTAQDGVDALNVIGRNEIDIVLTDVNMPNMDGYRLTQRLRELGKTFPVIGVTANALAEEKQRCIEAGMDNCLSKPVTMETLQQALSFYAGRVRKSREALSNRLR
- the gyrA gene encoding DNA topoisomerase (ATP-hydrolyzing) subunit A, yielding MSDLAREITPVNIEEELKNSYLDYAMSVIVGRALPDVRDGLKPVHRRVLYAMNVLGNDWNKAYKKSARVVGDVIGKYHPHGDSAVYDTIVRMAQPFSLRYMLVDGQGNFGSVDGDSAAAMRYTEVRMSKIAHELLADLEKETVDFVPNYDGTEQIPEVMPTRIPNLLINGSSGIAVGMATNIPPHNITEVINGCLAYIADENITVEGLMEHIPGPDFPTAAIINGRRGIEEAYRTGRGKIYIRARGEVEVDAKTGRETIIVHEIPYQVNKARLIEKIAELVKEKRLEGISALRDESDKDGMRIVIEVKRDAVGEVVLNNLYSLTQLQTSFGINMVALHQGQPKIMPLKDILEAFVRHRREVITRRTIFELRKARDRAHILEALAVALANIDPIIELIRAAPTPAEAKAGLIARPWELGNVSAMLERAGDNAARPEWLEEQYGIHNGQYYLTEQQAQAILDLRLQKLTGLEHEKLLDEYKDLLAQIAELLRILASSERLMEVIREELELIRDQFGDKRRTEITANTADINIEDLINQEDVVVTLSHQGYVKYQPLSDYEAQRRGGKGKSAARIKEEDFIDRLLVANTHDTILCFSSRGRLYWMKVYQLPEASRGARGRPIVNLLPLEANERITAILPVREYAEGWNIFMATASGTVKKTALTDFSRPRSAGIIAVNLRDDDELIGVSLTNGSDEAMLFSAAGKVVRFAESAVRTMGRTASGVRGIKLAEGDRVVSLIVPRDDGAIMTVTQNGYGKRTANVEYPTKSRATQGVISIKVTERNGPVIGAVQVVDGDQIMMITDAGTLVRTRVSEVSVVGRNTQGVILIRTAEDENVVGLQRVAEPVAEEELDAIDGSAAEGDDDIAPEVDTDDESPEADDE